The proteins below are encoded in one region of Gemmatimonas sp.:
- a CDS encoding alkaline phosphatase family protein, whose product MNRSVVSALLASALLFGCQPSPASTPAPVRKAVFILLDGIPADVIEQVPTPALDAIAAEGGYARAHVGGELGGPTETPTVSAPGYMSLLTGTWANKHNVRGNSNQSPNYDYWNLFRIVEAADSTLVTAIFSTWLDNRTVLVGEGRPNAGAFHLDHAADGFELDTVAFPHDRASAYIRAIDEHVAERAAAYIAERGPDLSWVYLQHTDDAGHAHGDSEAFHVAVQEADRRVGRIWAAAQRRARLGEQWMVVVTTDHGRDARTGKGHGGQSARERTTWMVINQRPLTPRFTSGAAAIVDIAPTILQHLRIAPPVAVAKAMEGVSLVGAAGRR is encoded by the coding sequence ATGAACCGTTCTGTCGTTTCCGCTCTTCTGGCGTCCGCGCTGCTGTTCGGGTGTCAGCCTTCTCCCGCGAGCACGCCCGCTCCGGTACGTAAGGCCGTGTTCATCCTGCTCGACGGTATACCGGCCGACGTCATCGAGCAGGTCCCCACTCCCGCACTGGACGCGATCGCGGCGGAGGGCGGTTATGCGCGCGCGCATGTCGGTGGCGAGCTGGGCGGTCCCACGGAGACGCCCACGGTGTCAGCGCCAGGCTACATGAGTCTGCTCACTGGTACCTGGGCGAACAAGCACAACGTGCGCGGCAACAGCAACCAGTCGCCCAACTACGACTACTGGAATCTCTTCCGCATTGTCGAAGCGGCCGACTCCACCTTGGTCACGGCCATTTTCTCCACGTGGCTCGACAACCGCACCGTCCTGGTGGGTGAAGGGCGCCCCAATGCCGGTGCCTTCCACCTTGATCATGCGGCGGACGGCTTCGAACTCGACACGGTGGCCTTTCCGCACGACCGCGCGTCGGCGTACATCCGCGCCATCGACGAGCATGTTGCCGAGCGCGCCGCCGCGTACATCGCCGAGCGCGGGCCTGATCTGTCGTGGGTGTACCTGCAGCACACCGACGATGCCGGGCATGCGCATGGGGACAGCGAGGCGTTTCACGTCGCGGTGCAGGAGGCCGACCGACGCGTGGGGCGTATCTGGGCCGCGGCGCAGCGTCGCGCGCGACTTGGCGAGCAGTGGATGGTGGTCGTTACCACCGATCACGGGCGCGACGCCCGCACAGGCAAGGGCCACGGCGGGCAGTCCGCGCGCGAGCGGACCACCTGGATGGTCATCAACCAGCGGCCGCTCACCCCGCGCTTCACCAGTGGGGCGGCGGCCATCGTGGACATCGCCCCGACCATCCTGCAGCACCTGCGCATTGCCCCGCCGGTTGCCGTGGCGAAAGCCATGGAGGGGGTGTCGTTGGTGGGGGCTGCAGGTCGCCGCTGA
- a CDS encoding SusC/RagA family TonB-linked outer membrane protein, translating into MRGKISVAVVGLVLLPSIGWAQGTAVVRGRVTEAGSGNVIAAAQVSVSTTRLGGLTDNDGRYVIRGVPSGSVTIRVVRLGYQPTTKTVTVPANGEVVADFSLTNAAKTLDAVVTTATGEQSRKSYGNVVATVRADSLAEKAAATNVNELLQGRVAGVQIVQGSGQTGTSSSIRIRGTSSLSLSNEPLIVIDGVRIDNSPVPGNYSTQRINNFSGINPEEIESVDILKGPSASALYGTAAANGVLVIKTKRGRTGATRWGVAAEYGQVQQPAQFFDNYRAWGRNVVNGNPGTASVLCRISDQSLGRCVRDSLTTFNPLMNPETTPFATQPRLQLGVNASGGTENLRYFFSVERQEETGPYRMPDAEITRLTTARGKRPTAEQIEPNQLDQTSIRGNFTFPLGKTADLSVNTGYIDRTLLSPFDGGFFAGLSFQSYFAPGFRTAFNGNSAQFTGDILSVSQSRRDQRLTGSTQLNWKPFSWLANRAVVGLDQVGGYSYRFARANEGTVTGWGPPGQTGGKDATRSAFSRYSVDLGSTASFTLTPTISTKTSVGAQWFKDTQYETVVQGYTLPPGAQTPNSASIRTSSEFTSENATYGAYLQQDFAWNDRLFLTGSVRTDQNSAFGRNAGNTLYPRAAVSYVMSDESWFPQSSLLNNLRFRAAWGQAGVQPSTIAALQFLSANTVPLGGTEVGALRLAAIGNFDLRPEVTTETEAGLDVALLNGRVNVEATYFKKLSRDALFQNPLPPSFGAGASQWQNIAAVTNAGAELALDMRIISRSWFDWSSRLNGSIIRNKLVDAGRAQLAVTQGARNVVGYPTFALWARPIKSFADANSDGILTENEIVVGDTAEYKGPTLPVREAGWSNTFAFFRNSLQISTLFDYRGGHYNQWGFENQRCISGNCRAVNDKSAPLADQAAAVATTSARLGNTVWGYFTPNDFIRFRELSVSYTLPSNMGSKLGARSTTIALVGRNLGLLWNRFPGIDPETNGAANNAGGGNNDFFSAPLLRYWTLRVNLGY; encoded by the coding sequence ATGCGCGGCAAGATTTCGGTGGCAGTTGTGGGACTCGTCCTCTTGCCCTCCATAGGATGGGCTCAAGGCACTGCCGTGGTGCGAGGACGTGTCACGGAGGCGGGGAGTGGCAATGTGATTGCCGCCGCCCAGGTCTCCGTGAGTACCACCCGTCTCGGCGGGTTGACGGACAACGACGGACGGTACGTCATTCGGGGCGTTCCCAGTGGATCCGTCACCATTCGCGTCGTGCGTCTCGGCTATCAGCCCACGACGAAGACGGTCACGGTACCGGCGAACGGCGAGGTGGTGGCGGACTTCTCGCTCACCAACGCCGCCAAGACCCTCGACGCCGTGGTGACGACGGCAACGGGTGAACAATCGCGCAAGTCGTACGGCAACGTGGTGGCGACGGTGCGCGCCGACTCCCTCGCCGAGAAGGCCGCGGCGACCAACGTGAACGAGCTGTTGCAGGGGCGGGTCGCCGGCGTGCAGATCGTGCAGGGCTCCGGGCAGACAGGCACGTCCTCCTCCATCCGCATCCGCGGCACCAGTTCGCTGTCGCTGTCAAACGAGCCCCTCATCGTCATCGACGGCGTGCGCATCGACAACTCGCCGGTTCCCGGCAACTACTCGACGCAGCGCATCAACAACTTCAGTGGTATCAACCCGGAAGAGATCGAGTCAGTCGACATCCTCAAAGGTCCGTCGGCCTCCGCGCTGTACGGGACGGCAGCCGCCAATGGCGTGCTGGTCATCAAGACCAAGCGCGGTCGCACCGGCGCCACGCGCTGGGGTGTCGCCGCCGAGTACGGGCAGGTGCAGCAGCCCGCGCAGTTCTTCGACAATTACCGCGCCTGGGGCCGCAATGTCGTGAACGGCAACCCCGGCACGGCCTCGGTCCTGTGCCGCATCAGCGACCAGTCCCTCGGGCGGTGCGTGCGTGACTCGCTCACCACGTTCAATCCGCTCATGAACCCCGAGACCACGCCGTTCGCCACGCAGCCCCGTCTGCAGCTCGGCGTGAATGCCTCGGGTGGCACCGAGAACCTGCGCTACTTCTTCAGCGTGGAGCGGCAGGAAGAAACCGGGCCATACCGCATGCCCGATGCCGAGATCACGCGCCTGACCACCGCGCGCGGCAAACGACCGACGGCCGAACAGATCGAGCCCAATCAACTCGATCAGACGTCCATTCGCGGCAACTTCACGTTTCCGCTTGGCAAGACCGCCGACCTCTCCGTGAATACCGGCTACATCGACCGCACGCTGCTCAGCCCGTTCGACGGCGGGTTCTTCGCGGGCCTGTCGTTCCAGTCGTACTTCGCTCCCGGCTTTCGCACGGCCTTCAACGGCAATTCGGCGCAGTTCACGGGCGACATCCTGTCGGTCAGCCAGTCGCGGCGCGATCAGCGACTGACCGGCTCGACGCAGCTCAACTGGAAGCCGTTCAGCTGGCTCGCCAACCGGGCGGTGGTGGGTCTCGATCAGGTGGGCGGGTACTCGTACCGCTTTGCGCGTGCCAACGAGGGAACGGTGACCGGCTGGGGTCCACCGGGACAGACGGGCGGCAAGGACGCCACGCGCAGCGCGTTCTCCCGCTACTCGGTCGATCTTGGCTCCACGGCGAGCTTCACGCTCACCCCCACCATCAGCACGAAGACGAGTGTGGGGGCGCAGTGGTTCAAGGACACGCAGTATGAAACGGTGGTTCAGGGCTATACGCTGCCACCCGGCGCCCAGACCCCCAACTCGGCGTCCATTCGCACCAGCAGCGAGTTCACGTCGGAGAACGCCACCTACGGTGCCTACCTGCAGCAGGACTTTGCCTGGAATGATCGGCTGTTCCTCACCGGGAGCGTTCGTACTGACCAGAACAGCGCCTTCGGCCGCAATGCCGGCAACACGCTGTATCCGCGCGCCGCGGTCTCCTACGTCATGAGCGACGAGTCGTGGTTCCCGCAGTCCTCGCTGCTCAACAATCTGCGATTCCGCGCCGCCTGGGGTCAGGCGGGCGTGCAGCCCAGCACCATCGCGGCGCTGCAGTTCCTGAGTGCCAACACCGTGCCGCTGGGTGGCACGGAAGTCGGTGCGTTGCGTCTGGCCGCCATCGGCAACTTCGATCTTCGTCCGGAGGTTACAACCGAGACCGAAGCCGGCCTCGATGTGGCGCTGTTGAACGGGCGCGTCAACGTGGAAGCCACCTATTTCAAGAAGCTCTCCCGCGACGCGCTCTTCCAGAATCCGCTGCCGCCAAGCTTCGGCGCCGGGGCGAGCCAGTGGCAGAACATTGCCGCCGTCACCAATGCCGGCGCCGAGTTGGCGCTCGACATGCGCATTATTTCGCGCAGCTGGTTCGACTGGAGCAGTCGCCTGAACGGATCGATCATCCGCAACAAGCTCGTGGATGCGGGGCGCGCGCAGCTCGCCGTGACGCAGGGTGCGCGCAACGTGGTGGGCTATCCCACCTTTGCCCTGTGGGCGCGCCCCATCAAGAGCTTCGCCGACGCGAACAGCGACGGGATCCTCACGGAAAACGAAATCGTCGTGGGGGACACCGCCGAGTACAAGGGGCCCACGCTTCCGGTGCGCGAAGCCGGATGGTCCAACACGTTTGCATTCTTCAGGAACAGCCTGCAGATCAGCACACTGTTCGACTATCGCGGCGGCCACTACAACCAGTGGGGGTTCGAGAATCAGCGGTGCATCTCGGGCAACTGCCGCGCCGTGAACGACAAGTCGGCGCCGCTCGCCGATCAGGCCGCCGCCGTGGCCACCACGAGCGCGCGGTTGGGCAATACGGTGTGGGGGTACTTCACGCCCAATGACTTCATCCGCTTCCGCGAGCTGTCGGTCTCGTACACCCTGCCCTCGAACATGGGCTCGAAGCTGGGTGCCCGCAGTACCACGATCGCGCTCGTCGGCCGTAACCTGGGCCTGCTTTGGAACCGCTTCCCCGGCATCGATCCGGAAACCAATGGGGCAGCGAACAACGCGGGTGGGGGAAACAACGACTTCTTCTCGGCGCCGCTCCTCCGCTACTGGACGCTGCGCGTCAACCTGGGGTACTGA